A window of the Alnus glutinosa chromosome 4, dhAlnGlut1.1, whole genome shotgun sequence genome harbors these coding sequences:
- the LOC133867476 gene encoding uncharacterized protein LOC133867476 — protein sequence MAGMLPGVECARRRRFHPSSSGLSDSPNHGGTRRSSLCLYTSSHETHHASFSPMMEKIILNQASPDGELERGAREAKERLDGKFKAQRKSETKRSMFHEEVLGSKQSGSKKFSWAKLSWKALDQNICAAVCI from the exons ATGGCTGGAATGCTTCCTGGTGTGGAATGTGCCCGAAGGAGACGGTTCCATCCGAGCAGCAGTGGCTTGTCGGATTCACCAAACCATGGTGGGACAAGGCGGTCATCTCTCTGTTTATACACAAGCAGCCATGAAACCCATCATGCCTCTTTCTCTCCAATG atggaaaaaattatattgaaccAAGCATCCCCTGATGGGGAATTGGAAAGAGGAGCTAGAGAAGCCAAGGAGAGATTGGATGGAAAGTTTAAAGCACAAAGAAAATCAGAAACCAAAAG GTCCATGTTCCATGAAGAGGTGTTGGGGTCAAAACAGAGCGGCTCAAAGAAGTTCAGTTGGGCCAAGTTGAGCTGGAAGGCCTTAGATCAAAACATCTGTGCAGCTGTTTGCATATGA
- the LOC133865290 gene encoding probable E3 ubiquitin-protein ligase RHY1A isoform X2 — protein MAGMLPGVECARRRRFHQSGASSDSPNMAAHGGTRRSSFCLYTSNHESHHTSASSQQRSLFNQDEKLEVVAREAKERLDGRLKTQRKPEAKSKENLRCVEGRSVVLGELHTEVYGSKKGGSRRFSWSKLSWKASEQDECAVCLEQFKAGETLAHLPCDHRFHVKCLVPWLENNSHCPCCRMGIISQ, from the exons ATGGCTGGAATGCTTCCTGGAGTGGAATGTGCTCGAAGGAGACGTTTCCATCAGAGTGGAGCTTCCTCGGATTCACCAAACATGGCTGCACATGGTGGGACAAGGCGGTCGTCTTTCTGCTTGTACACAAGCAACCATGAATCACATCATACCTCTGCCTCTTCACAG cAAAGAAGTTTATTTAACCAAGATGAGAAGCTAGAAGTGGTAGCCAGAGAAGCCAAGGAAAGATTAGATGGAAGGTTGAAAACACAAAGAAAACCAGAAGCTAAAAG CAAAGAGAACTTGAGGTGTGTGGAGGGCAGATCTGTGGTGCTAGGGGAGTTGCATACAGAGGTGTATGGGTCGAAGAAAGGTGGGTCAAGAAGGTTCAGCTGGAGCAAGTTGAGTTGGAAGGCATCGGAGCAAGATGAGTGCGCTGTTTGCCTGGAACAGTTCAAGGCCGGCGAGACCCTGGCGCACCTGCCTTGTGACCACCGCTTCCATGTGAAATGTTTGGTGCCATGGCTAGAGAACAATTCCCACTGCCCTTGTTGCAGAATGGGGATAATCTCCCAgtaa
- the LOC133865290 gene encoding probable E3 ubiquitin-protein ligase RHY1A isoform X1 yields the protein MAGMLPGVECARRRRFHQSGASSDSPNMAAHGGTRRSSFCLYTSNHESHHTSASSQQRSLFNQDEKLEVVAREAKERLDGRLKTQRKPEAKRKNSKENLRCVEGRSVVLGELHTEVYGSKKGGSRRFSWSKLSWKASEQDECAVCLEQFKAGETLAHLPCDHRFHVKCLVPWLENNSHCPCCRMGIISQ from the exons ATGGCTGGAATGCTTCCTGGAGTGGAATGTGCTCGAAGGAGACGTTTCCATCAGAGTGGAGCTTCCTCGGATTCACCAAACATGGCTGCACATGGTGGGACAAGGCGGTCGTCTTTCTGCTTGTACACAAGCAACCATGAATCACATCATACCTCTGCCTCTTCACAG cAAAGAAGTTTATTTAACCAAGATGAGAAGCTAGAAGTGGTAGCCAGAGAAGCCAAGGAAAGATTAGATGGAAGGTTGAAAACACAAAGAAAACCAGAAGCTAAAAG GAAAAACAGCAAAGAGAACTTGAGGTGTGTGGAGGGCAGATCTGTGGTGCTAGGGGAGTTGCATACAGAGGTGTATGGGTCGAAGAAAGGTGGGTCAAGAAGGTTCAGCTGGAGCAAGTTGAGTTGGAAGGCATCGGAGCAAGATGAGTGCGCTGTTTGCCTGGAACAGTTCAAGGCCGGCGAGACCCTGGCGCACCTGCCTTGTGACCACCGCTTCCATGTGAAATGTTTGGTGCCATGGCTAGAGAACAATTCCCACTGCCCTTGTTGCAGAATGGGGATAATCTCCCAgtaa